Proteins encoded within one genomic window of Candidatus Nezhaarchaeota archaeon:
- the psmB gene encoding archaeal proteasome endopeptidase complex subunit beta codes for MAMMRDMGKPIFKGTTTVGIKCVDGIVLATDRRVTAGFYVANKRGRKILQIDDNVYATIAGVVADAQMLIDSIRAHAKYLKVTIKQPPSIKAIANLLSNLLFSSRFFPYIVQVIVAGIDQEGPRMFNIDLFGTLTEERYIATGSGSPLALAILETKYRDDLTVKEAIPIAVDAVKAAMKWDPGSGEGFDIVVITKEGVEEIPQERYEEASYKS; via the coding sequence ATGGCGATGATGAGGGATATGGGAAAGCCGATATTCAAGGGGACCACAACTGTTGGAATTAAATGTGTAGATGGAATAGTATTAGCAACAGATAGACGAGTAACTGCGGGATTTTACGTTGCTAACAAGAGGGGTAGGAAAATACTTCAAATAGACGACAATGTATATGCAACAATAGCTGGTGTTGTGGCTGATGCGCAAATGTTAATTGATAGCATTAGGGCACACGCCAAGTACCTTAAGGTTACCATAAAACAACCGCCATCGATTAAAGCGATAGCAAACTTGCTGTCCAATCTCCTTTTCTCTTCAAGATTTTTCCCATACATAGTTCAAGTAATAGTCGCAGGAATAGATCAAGAAGGTCCCAGAATGTTTAATATCGACTTATTCGGAACATTAACTGAGGAAAGATACATAGCAACCGGCTCAGGCTCTCCTCTAGCCTTAGCTATACTCGAAACCAAATATAGGGATGACCTTACGGTTAAAGAGGCTATCCCAATAGCTGTCGATGCAGTTAAAGCAGCTATGAAGTGGGACCCAGGCTCTGGAGAAGGTTTTGACATAGTAGTCATAACCAAAGAGGGCGTTGAAGAGATACCTCAAGAGAGGTATGAAGAAGCATCATATAAGTCATAG
- a CDS encoding beta-CASP ribonuclease aCPSF1, translated as MAQQNYLTTLREGILKSIPAEAGVTKIEFEGPEIAVYVKNPSALLSSGDIVKAVAKTLRKRIVLRPDPEVRKDKEEAKKLVYELVPPEAGISNIYFDNVMGDMIIEAKKPGLVIGKNSSLLKQLLVSTLWRPVALRTSPLKSRFIESVSALFYKNSSYRLRMLREVGRRIHRPLLYKIDNIRIVALGGFKEVGRSAILVDVGEDKILLDCGVKPGARDYMSEFPAFWIDEFDIDSLSAVVITHAHLDHCGALPLLFKYGYRGPVYCSEPTKMLMALILKDYLDVAEREGRTPIYGIREVKMALLHTISLNHGEVTDIAPGVKLTLHNSGHILGSSMVHLHIGEGLHNIVYTSDFKYGRTRLLEPATYVFPRLETLIMESTYGGPNDVMPSREETEAKLIEIVNRTLERGGKVLIPVLAVGRAQEIILVLANAVEKKLIPSIPIYIEGMIQESTAIHTAYPESLAKEIRDKILYEDANPFLAENFVTLSRGHERLDIVEGEPCIILATSGMLNAGPALEYFKLMAEDERNSLIFVSYQVEGTLGRTVQEGAKEVIVDYVDGKPITVKVKMEVHTCEGFSGHSDRKQLLRFVERVTPKPHKIVLCHGESEKIASLASSIERYFKVPTLTSDFLDTVRIR; from the coding sequence TTGGCGCAACAAAACTACTTAACGACTCTGAGAGAAGGGATACTGAAGAGCATACCAGCAGAGGCAGGCGTAACTAAGATTGAGTTTGAAGGACCCGAGATAGCGGTCTACGTTAAGAACCCATCAGCTCTCTTATCGAGTGGAGACATAGTTAAAGCCGTAGCGAAAACTTTAAGGAAAAGAATAGTCTTAAGACCTGACCCAGAAGTTAGAAAGGACAAGGAAGAGGCGAAGAAGCTGGTATACGAGCTTGTTCCACCTGAAGCCGGCATATCAAACATATACTTCGACAATGTCATGGGGGACATGATAATAGAAGCGAAGAAACCAGGGCTTGTTATAGGGAAGAACAGCTCTCTCCTTAAACAGCTCCTAGTCTCCACCTTGTGGAGACCAGTAGCTCTCAGAACCTCACCTCTGAAATCCAGGTTCATTGAATCCGTTTCAGCTCTCTTCTACAAGAATAGCAGCTATAGACTTAGGATGTTAAGGGAGGTCGGAAGAAGGATTCATAGACCTTTGCTTTACAAGATCGATAACATAAGGATAGTAGCCTTGGGAGGGTTTAAAGAGGTTGGCCGCTCAGCAATATTGGTCGATGTGGGTGAGGACAAGATACTGCTCGATTGTGGAGTTAAACCTGGTGCTAGAGACTATATGAGTGAGTTCCCGGCATTCTGGATTGACGAATTTGACATAGATTCACTAAGCGCTGTCGTGATAACGCATGCTCACCTAGATCACTGTGGAGCTTTGCCATTACTCTTCAAATATGGTTATCGCGGGCCAGTTTACTGCAGTGAACCAACTAAGATGCTTATGGCCTTAATACTGAAGGACTATTTAGATGTAGCTGAAAGGGAGGGAAGGACCCCCATATATGGGATAAGAGAGGTTAAGATGGCCCTCCTCCACACCATATCCTTGAATCACGGAGAAGTCACTGACATAGCTCCAGGGGTGAAGTTGACGTTACATAACTCGGGCCATATACTCGGCTCATCCATGGTCCACTTACACATAGGCGAAGGTTTACACAACATAGTGTACACGAGCGACTTCAAGTACGGTAGGACAAGACTATTAGAGCCAGCGACGTATGTGTTCCCTAGGCTTGAAACGTTAATAATGGAGTCGACTTACGGTGGACCAAACGATGTAATGCCATCAAGAGAAGAAACTGAGGCTAAACTCATAGAGATAGTTAATAGAACTCTTGAGCGAGGAGGTAAAGTGCTAATCCCAGTGCTGGCTGTAGGTCGAGCTCAAGAGATAATATTGGTGCTGGCTAACGCTGTTGAAAAGAAGCTCATACCCTCAATTCCAATATACATAGAGGGTATGATTCAAGAGTCAACGGCAATACACACAGCTTACCCAGAGAGCTTGGCTAAGGAAATTAGGGATAAGATACTCTACGAAGATGCAAACCCCTTCTTAGCTGAAAACTTTGTAACCCTATCTAGAGGTCACGAGCGTCTTGACATAGTTGAAGGCGAGCCCTGCATTATACTAGCGACATCAGGCATGCTAAATGCAGGACCGGCGTTAGAGTACTTCAAGCTAATGGCAGAGGATGAGAGGAACTCCTTAATCTTCGTTTCATATCAAGTTGAGGGAACTCTTGGTAGGACCGTCCAAGAGGGGGCTAAGGAGGTAATTGTTGATTACGTGGACGGTAAGCCGATAACGGTCAAGGTTAAGATGGAAGTACATACATGCGAGGGATTCAGTGGTCATAGTGATAGGAAGCAATTGCTGAGATTTGTAGAGAGAGTGACGCCGAAGCCTCACAAAATAGTATTATGTCATGGAGAAAGTGAGAAAATAGCAAGCCTAGCCTCAAGCATAGAAAGGTACTTCAAGGTTCCCACTCTGACGTCCGACTTCCTAGATACCGTTAGGATTCGATGA
- a CDS encoding RNA-binding protein, which produces MVVMSRAHRHFLSKRESKELVSMIEEKFKLKAPLDHRSKWEVAQLSKDEYVYIVDGKPIIINISGKLIPSLKALSDGLIELAKITVDMGAVKHIINGADVMAPGIVKVQGDFAKEDLIMVVDEKHEKPLCVGMALVSSSELATMSRGKVVKNLHHVGDKIWSKLRDLGLM; this is translated from the coding sequence ATGGTGGTTATGTCAAGAGCGCATAGGCACTTCTTGAGCAAGCGTGAGAGTAAGGAGCTCGTGTCAATGATCGAAGAAAAGTTTAAGCTTAAAGCTCCATTAGACCACAGATCCAAATGGGAAGTAGCTCAATTAAGTAAGGACGAGTACGTGTATATCGTTGATGGCAAGCCGATAATCATAAACATATCTGGTAAGCTAATTCCATCTTTAAAAGCGTTGAGTGATGGCTTAATAGAGCTGGCCAAGATAACAGTCGACATGGGAGCTGTTAAGCACATAATCAACGGAGCTGACGTGATGGCTCCCGGCATCGTTAAAGTTCAGGGGGACTTTGCAAAAGAAGACTTGATCATGGTGGTTGACGAGAAGCACGAAAAGCCACTATGTGTTGGCATGGCCTTAGTTTCCAGCTCAGAATTAGCGACTATGTCTAGAGGTAAGGTGGTAAAGAACCTTCACCATGTGGGCGATAAGATATGGAGTAAGCTGAGGGACTTAGGCCTTATGTAG
- a CDS encoding LSm family protein, whose amino-acid sequence MSETTLAILASSIGSQILVRLKGGKELRGRLKSYDQHLNIVLEDAEELKQNGEPKKHGLILIRGDSIVLISPVPK is encoded by the coding sequence ATGTCAGAGACCACGTTAGCGATATTGGCATCTTCAATAGGAAGTCAAATACTTGTTAGGCTTAAGGGTGGTAAGGAGTTGCGAGGTAGGTTAAAGAGCTATGACCAACACTTGAACATAGTCCTTGAGGACGCTGAAGAGTTAAAGCAGAATGGTGAACCAAAGAAGCATGGGCTAATATTGATTAGAGGAGATAGCATAGTCCTAATAAGCCCAGTACCCAAGTAG
- a CDS encoding 50S ribosomal protein L37e, with protein MVKGTTSFGKMNKGATHIKCRRCGRRSYNKKKHYCAACGFGRSSRLRRYSWQNKPLNRAHRLA; from the coding sequence ATGGTTAAGGGCACAACCTCCTTTGGCAAAATGAATAAAGGAGCGACACATATCAAGTGTAGAAGGTGTGGCAGGAGATCCTACAACAAGAAGAAGCACTACTGCGCTGCATGTGGTTTCGGTAGATCAAGCAGATTAAGGAGGTACTCCTGGCAGAACAAGCCTTTAAATAGGGCCCATCGTCTCGCTTAA
- a CDS encoding TIGR00269 family protein gives MEEAKIRLNYARLSLCEGCFIKFIERKVARTVNEYHMIEKQDRILVAISGGKDSAALLHLIRRIIPDIEVTCLHIDLGIKGFSDVCRQKAEELAKYENVKLTTVSLEDFMGYRLDELVTKRRRICSLCGLVRRYLLNYYGLAYGATKIATGHNLDDAVAILWDFYVRGDLLEALKFQPVTKFVHPKAIPRIKPLIELTDFELKLYADVKSLPYTLTRCPFGRESKLNRRKKLIETIELMYPAFRHTFLKSHVKRVSPLLLSLTSRSSDWKSCLRCGMPSKGDLCGVCRVKESLNRLG, from the coding sequence GTGGAAGAGGCAAAGATTAGACTTAATTATGCAAGGCTTAGTTTATGTGAAGGTTGCTTTATCAAGTTCATTGAGCGTAAAGTGGCAAGGACTGTTAACGAGTATCACATGATAGAGAAGCAAGATAGGATTCTGGTAGCCATTTCCGGTGGTAAGGACAGTGCGGCTCTATTGCACTTAATTAGGAGGATCATTCCCGATATCGAGGTTACATGTCTACACATAGACTTAGGAATCAAGGGCTTCTCTGATGTATGTCGACAAAAAGCTGAGGAGCTAGCGAAATATGAGAACGTTAAGCTCACCACCGTGAGCTTAGAGGACTTCATGGGCTATAGGCTGGACGAACTAGTTACTAAGCGTCGAAGAATATGTTCCTTGTGCGGCTTAGTGAGACGTTATCTCTTGAACTACTACGGTCTCGCTTATGGCGCCACTAAGATAGCCACAGGTCATAACTTGGACGATGCAGTTGCAATACTATGGGACTTCTACGTCAGGGGCGATTTGCTAGAGGCCTTAAAGTTTCAGCCAGTTACTAAGTTCGTACATCCTAAAGCCATACCCAGGATAAAACCCCTTATTGAGCTGACAGACTTTGAGCTCAAACTATACGCCGACGTTAAGTCTCTACCGTACACTCTAACTCGATGTCCCTTTGGTCGAGAGTCTAAGTTGAATAGGAGGAAGAAGCTTATTGAAACCATAGAGCTCATGTATCCGGCATTTAGACATACCTTCCTTAAAAGCCATGTTAAGAGGGTATCACCGTTGCTACTTAGCTTAACTTCGAGGTCAAGTGATTGGAAATCATGTCTGAGATGCGGCATGCCCTCTAAAGGAGATTTATGCGGTGTATGTCGAGTTAAGGAGAGTTTGAATAGGCTAGGGTAA
- a CDS encoding ORC1-type DNA replication protein, translating to MSNLSIDEIIYRMLSAKIFKDREKLRPDYVPENLPHREAEINKLAEILAPAVRGVRPSNIFIYGLPGTGKTAVTKYVLRKIEAYAKNHSQGVKLKVAYINCRNENTSYRVLFNLCNYLNEKVPFTGLSTAELFRRFIKALDKERNLLFVVLDEVDFLVKVSGDDVLYKLTRVNTDLHNAKVSIIGITNDLKFIEYLDPRVKSTLGEEELVFRPYTTEELTDILAERAKQAFYEGVLDEAVIPLCASLAAREHGDARRALDLLRVAGEIAEREGSSKVLEDHVRKAYKEIEKDRAVEVIKSMPLHTKLITVAVYLVKRRKSEATTGEIYETYRGLCKKLLIDELTQRRVSDIINELDMLGIVNAKVVSKGRYGRTKIVNLAISEKALVEGLKNDLRLSSLLFVDNP from the coding sequence GTGTCAAACTTGTCTATTGATGAAATAATATACAGAATGTTGTCAGCTAAGATTTTCAAAGACAGGGAGAAGCTTAGACCAGATTATGTCCCTGAAAACCTCCCTCATAGAGAAGCGGAAATTAACAAGCTTGCTGAAATACTTGCTCCAGCAGTCAGAGGAGTTAGACCATCAAACATCTTCATATACGGTCTTCCTGGAACTGGGAAGACCGCGGTGACAAAGTATGTGCTTAGGAAGATAGAGGCCTACGCAAAAAATCATTCTCAAGGTGTAAAGCTGAAGGTTGCTTACATAAATTGCCGTAATGAGAATACGAGCTATCGCGTTCTCTTCAACCTATGCAATTACTTAAATGAAAAAGTGCCTTTCACAGGGCTTTCTACAGCCGAGCTCTTCAGGAGGTTTATTAAAGCCCTCGACAAGGAGAGAAACTTACTATTCGTTGTCTTGGACGAGGTCGACTTCTTAGTTAAGGTTAGCGGAGACGATGTGCTCTACAAGCTCACAAGAGTAAACACAGACTTACATAATGCTAAGGTCTCGATAATAGGCATAACGAACGACTTGAAATTTATTGAGTACTTAGACCCTAGGGTCAAGAGCACATTAGGTGAAGAAGAGCTTGTTTTCAGGCCATACACAACCGAAGAGCTAACGGACATTTTAGCTGAAAGAGCTAAGCAAGCCTTCTATGAAGGCGTCCTAGACGAAGCTGTAATACCCTTATGTGCCAGTTTAGCTGCTCGTGAACATGGAGATGCTAGGAGAGCTTTAGACTTGCTTAGAGTAGCCGGTGAGATAGCTGAGAGAGAGGGTTCATCAAAGGTTCTTGAGGATCATGTTAGGAAAGCTTATAAAGAGATAGAGAAGGACAGAGCCGTTGAAGTGATAAAGTCAATGCCTTTGCATACCAAGTTGATCACAGTGGCTGTCTACCTTGTGAAGAGGAGGAAGAGTGAGGCAACAACTGGAGAGATATACGAGACTTATAGGGGCTTGTGCAAGAAGCTCCTGATAGACGAGCTTACGCAACGTAGAGTAAGCGATATAATAAACGAACTCGATATGCTCGGGATAGTTAACGCTAAAGTGGTCAGTAAGGGTAGGTACGGTAGGACAAAGATCGTCAACCTGGCTATAAGCGAAAAAGCTCTCGTAGAGGGTTTAAAGAATGATCTAAGACTCTCGTCCTTACTCTTCGTTGACAACCCCTAA
- a CDS encoding DUF99 family protein, with product MRFLGVEDGSFTPHKFQSKGKTILCGVLTNGLRIEEVSLRLIDVDGLDATEKLLDIAKHLGSLDMIILGGVTFGGFNIIDPVIVHEELKVPVVIVTAEKPDNEAVFNALKKHFKDWKIRYEVFEKLASISPIYEVKLNPKENPTFLEVVGIEFEKAFEILRRITIRGRIPEPVRIANRIAKAVSRALLL from the coding sequence ATGAGGTTTCTTGGGGTAGAGGATGGCTCCTTTACCCCTCACAAATTTCAGAGTAAGGGAAAAACAATCTTATGTGGTGTCCTAACTAACGGCTTAAGAATAGAAGAGGTATCCTTGAGACTGATAGACGTCGACGGTCTAGATGCAACGGAGAAGCTACTAGACATCGCGAAGCACTTAGGCTCATTGGACATGATAATACTTGGCGGAGTAACCTTTGGAGGCTTTAACATAATAGACCCAGTTATCGTGCATGAAGAGCTCAAAGTGCCCGTGGTGATAGTAACGGCCGAAAAACCCGATAATGAGGCTGTCTTTAATGCATTGAAGAAGCACTTCAAAGATTGGAAGATTCGTTACGAGGTCTTCGAGAAATTGGCTTCCATCAGCCCAATATATGAGGTGAAGTTAAATCCCAAAGAAAACCCAACTTTCTTAGAGGTTGTTGGCATAGAATTTGAGAAGGCTTTCGAAATTCTTAGAAGGATAACCATTAGGGGGAGGATCCCTGAACCTGTGAGAATAGCAAATAGGATAGCTAAAGCCGTTTCAAGGGCTCTCTTATTATAA
- a CDS encoding PhoU domain-containing protein codes for MKTKSGSFLLAIPKNWALRMNLKGGDQVVVEELDDDTLLIKARVEAEEGEKLSETIIEYSNTIERDLLGRYLIGHDIIKVTSKSKLTLEQKERIKKAIVSLIGVEVIEERANEITLQCLLSPLAVPLRSLFKRANVIAQQMHGDSIKALIERDVELAQSVMKRDEDLNRIYFLMVRQLRTIIRNPKLAEKAGIKLYECLDYRLAAKSIESIGDEAVSIAKSTIRLLPCDTKLGIEQEIVELSNLVDRMHNDAFNAFMKSDYDLSVQVIELSSRMRSMADELNIKALKLPPTMAFNVSSVITSLRIIGEISVDIADLVIKP; via the coding sequence TTGAAGACTAAGAGCGGCAGCTTCCTCCTCGCTATTCCTAAGAATTGGGCTTTAAGAATGAATCTTAAGGGTGGTGATCAAGTTGTCGTCGAGGAGCTCGATGATGATACCCTCCTCATAAAGGCACGTGTTGAGGCAGAGGAAGGCGAGAAGCTGAGTGAGACTATCATAGAGTATAGCAACACTATTGAAAGGGACTTATTGGGTAGATACCTTATAGGTCATGATATAATTAAAGTGACTTCGAAGTCGAAATTGACGTTAGAACAAAAGGAGAGAATAAAGAAAGCTATAGTCTCGCTAATAGGTGTTGAGGTAATAGAAGAGAGAGCTAACGAGATCACTCTTCAATGCCTCTTATCACCATTAGCAGTCCCTCTTAGGAGCCTATTCAAGAGAGCTAACGTTATAGCACAGCAAATGCATGGAGACTCCATAAAGGCCTTAATTGAACGCGACGTCGAGTTGGCTCAGAGCGTTATGAAGAGGGATGAGGATTTAAATAGAATATACTTCTTAATGGTAAGGCAGTTACGAACGATAATAAGAAATCCTAAGTTGGCTGAGAAAGCTGGGATAAAACTTTATGAATGCCTAGATTATAGACTTGCAGCTAAATCCATAGAAAGTATAGGAGACGAAGCTGTTTCAATAGCAAAAAGCACGATAAGGCTGCTACCATGTGACACAAAGCTGGGAATAGAGCAAGAAATAGTTGAGCTGAGCAATTTGGTAGACAGGATGCACAACGACGCCTTCAATGCTTTTATGAAGTCCGATTACGATCTTTCAGTACAAGTCATAGAGTTAAGCAGCAGGATGCGTAGCATGGCTGATGAGTTGAACATAAAGGCATTAAAACTCCCTCCAACAATGGCCTTCAACGTTAGCTCGGTAATAACGAGCTTAAGGATCATCGGGGAAATAAGTGTAGACATAGCCGACTTAGTCATTAAGCCTTAA
- the glmM gene encoding phosphoglucosamine mutase — MKKLFGTSGIRGIYPREVSPMLAFKLGCVLTHVFGKECTIGIDCRLSSPVLEHALISGLMYSGCNIKRIGLTPLPVTAYSVKKAGARFGVMITASHNPPEYNGFKVFREGGWELMPSDEELIEETILRGSTVPCSWNNVGSCTSYREVLNEYINDALDFLLEGDLKHSSSNLKIVVDCCNGPAALVTPTILTQLGVKVVAVNANIDGHFPGREPEPRPDVLVDLGRFVSNIGARLGIAHDGDADRTAVIDSNGNFITNDRIIAYMAKRALERGEGKVVITTIDTSRCIDEVVDRLGGEVVRTKLGKTHVELSKRLNVALAAEPWKIVNPRWGPWADGILTAAMLVYDLIKSGKDIHELLKDIPNYPQIRESYPCSEEEKIKVMKMVEEELEGVIGNVDEVWNYDGVRVNCKDGSWILIRASGTEPKIRIYAEAKSPSRLSEIVEKGRKLIFRALKA; from the coding sequence TTGAAGAAGCTCTTTGGTACTAGCGGCATCAGGGGGATATATCCCCGCGAAGTATCTCCCATGCTCGCCTTTAAGCTAGGCTGTGTTTTGACTCATGTTTTTGGCAAGGAGTGTACCATTGGCATTGATTGTAGGCTTTCCTCACCTGTCTTGGAACATGCATTGATATCAGGGCTCATGTATTCTGGTTGCAACATAAAGAGGATAGGATTAACCCCTCTCCCCGTTACGGCTTATTCCGTTAAGAAGGCCGGAGCCAGGTTTGGTGTGATGATAACGGCCAGTCACAACCCTCCTGAGTACAACGGGTTTAAGGTGTTTCGTGAAGGCGGATGGGAGCTCATGCCCTCTGATGAGGAGCTAATTGAGGAGACGATCTTGAGAGGAAGTACAGTTCCATGCTCGTGGAATAACGTTGGCTCCTGCACTAGTTATAGAGAGGTTCTTAACGAGTACATTAACGATGCGTTAGACTTCTTGTTAGAAGGAGACTTAAAGCACTCAAGTTCAAACCTCAAGATCGTCGTAGATTGCTGTAATGGTCCTGCAGCCCTTGTAACCCCCACAATACTAACTCAACTTGGGGTTAAGGTTGTAGCTGTGAATGCAAACATCGACGGTCACTTTCCAGGTAGAGAGCCTGAGCCGAGACCAGATGTCTTAGTAGACCTGGGGAGGTTTGTTAGCAATATAGGTGCTCGACTGGGGATAGCTCATGACGGTGATGCCGATAGAACAGCTGTCATAGATTCCAACGGAAACTTCATCACCAATGACAGGATAATAGCCTACATGGCTAAGAGGGCTTTGGAACGTGGTGAGGGTAAGGTAGTAATAACCACCATAGACACGTCAAGGTGCATCGACGAGGTCGTCGATAGGTTGGGGGGCGAGGTCGTGAGGACCAAGCTTGGGAAGACTCATGTAGAGCTAAGTAAACGGCTTAACGTAGCTTTAGCCGCTGAGCCTTGGAAGATAGTTAACCCTAGATGGGGTCCTTGGGCAGACGGTATATTGACGGCTGCCATGCTAGTTTACGACTTGATAAAGAGTGGTAAGGACATACATGAGCTGTTGAAAGATATACCAAATTACCCTCAGATTAGAGAGAGCTATCCATGCAGTGAAGAGGAGAAGATCAAGGTGATGAAGATGGTTGAAGAGGAGTTAGAGGGCGTAATAGGCAATGTTGATGAGGTTTGGAATTACGATGGCGTAAGGGTCAATTGTAAAGATGGTTCTTGGATTCTGATCAGAGCCTCTGGCACTGAGCCTAAAATAAGGATTTACGCTGAAGCTAAGAGCCCATCAAGGCTTAGCGAAATCGTCGAAAAGGGCAGGAAGCTAATCTTCAGGGCTCTTAAGGCTTAA
- a CDS encoding ASCH domain-containing protein encodes MKRLNFSKEYRRKIEKGLKKQTIRLSSSLKEGDRVKVVVGGEILGIARITKVERKALEELTDEDAKKDGFESLAQLIKALKKHYGRISSKREVCIIGFELEK; translated from the coding sequence TTGAAGAGACTTAATTTCTCTAAGGAGTACAGGAGGAAAATAGAGAAGGGGTTAAAAAAACAGACCATTAGGTTAAGTTCAAGTTTGAAAGAGGGTGATAGGGTAAAAGTTGTAGTTGGTGGAGAGATTCTGGGGATTGCAAGGATTACTAAAGTCGAGAGAAAAGCTCTTGAAGAGCTGACAGATGAAGATGCTAAAAAGGACGGTTTTGAGAGCTTAGCTCAATTGATCAAAGCTCTTAAAAAGCATTATGGTAGGATAAGTAGTAAGAGAGAAGTGTGCATAATAGGTTTTGAGTTAGAGAAGTAA